The following proteins are co-located in the Gavia stellata isolate bGavSte3 chromosome 18, bGavSte3.hap2, whole genome shotgun sequence genome:
- the NDE1 gene encoding nuclear distribution protein nudE homolog 1, with protein sequence MEDSEGHRFSSVEEETRYWKELAMKYKQCAENTQEELREFQEGSREYEAELETQLQQTESRNRDLLSENNRLRMELESVREKIEMQHSEGYRQISALEDDLAQTKAIKDQLQKYIRELEQANDDLERAKRATIMSLEDFEQRLNQAIERNAFLESELDEKENLLESVQRLKDEARDLRQELAVQQKQEKPKTPMRTTLETERTDTAVQASLSVPSTPSVHRAPNINIPTPATFRRGLEDSYSATPLTPAARISALNIVGDLLRKVGALESKLASCRNFVYDQSPNRTTVSMYMNRDVLETRLSPHQPLCDTGLVKRLEFGTRPSNIPGPMSHPSQSVVKMLL encoded by the exons ATGGAAGACTCAGAAGGACATCGCTTCAGCTCAGTGGAAGAGGAAACCAGATACTGGAAAGAGCTGGCTATGAAATACAAGCAGTG TGCTGAGAATACACAGGAGGAATTGCGTGAATTCCAAGAAGGGAGTCGAGAGTATGAAGCTGAACTGGAGACTCAGCTGCAGCAAACAGAGTCCAGGAACAGAGACCTTCTGTCGGAAAACAATCGTCTGCGAATGGAACTGGAGTCAGTTAGG GAAAAGATTGAAATGCAGCATTCAGAAGGATACAGGCAAATATCTGCACTGGAAGATGACTTGGCACAGACAAAAGCTATTAAAGATCAACTTCAGAAATACATTAGAGAACTCGAGCAAGCAAATGATGACTTGGAAAGAGCAAAAAG AGCCACTATAATGTCTCTGGAGGATTTTGAACAGCGTTTAAACCAGGCtattgaaagaaatgcttttctggaGAGTGAGCtggatgagaaagaaaaccttctGGAGTCTGTGCAGCGCCTGAAAGATGAAGCTAGAG ATCTACGACAAGAGCTTGCAGTGCAGCAGAAACAGGAGAAACCCAAAACACCGATGCGAACTACCctggaaacagaaagaacagacACTGCAGTTCAAGCATCCTTATCTGTGCCTTCAACTCCCTCGGTGCACCGGGCACCCAACATTAACATACCCACCCCTGCGACATTTAGGAGAG GTCTTGAGGACAGTTACAGTGCAACCCCTCTCACACCTGCTGCAAGAATATCTGCACTTAACATCGTGGGAGACCTGCTGCGAAAAGTGGGG GCTTTGGAGTCCAAACTTGCTTCTTGCCGAAACTTTGTGTATGATCAGTCTCCAAACAGAACCACGGTGTCCATGTACATGAACAGAGATGTCCTTGAAACACGCCTAAGTCCTCATCAGCCTCTGTGTGATACAGG GTTAGTGAAACGCCTGGAGTTTGGAACACGGCCTTCAAATATTCCAGGACCAATGAGCCATCCCTCGCAAAGTGTTGTCAAGATGCTGCTATGA